Within the Methanocorpusculum vombati genome, the region GATGCCCTGTCACGGCATCGACTCGGATTCGAATTCCGACTTGAGCGTTCATGTTTTTGATTGCTGTCCAAGGGATGATCTGCCAGAATATTTGTGCTCAAGTAGTGTAGTGGCCTATCATGATGCCCTGTCACGGCATCGACTCGGATTCGAATTCCGACTTGAGCGTTTTCTTTTTCCCGTTTTCAAAAACAGAACGGAACGTTTCCGGATTTTTTTCAAAAAAAATGTTATCCGGAGATCTCCCCTGCACCGTGTTTTCTCGCCATTACCGCGCCGAGGATACCTGCTGCGAACAAAACCAGACCGGCGGCAATGAAGAGATACCAGCCCCAGGACGCCATGACCGTTGCATTGATCAGATAGCCGGCAACTCCGCCCAGAATGCCGCCGAGAAGGGTGGAGGCACCGCCGCCAAGGTCAGCCAAGGATCCGGCAAGTGCCTGTACCTGTTCGGTAATCACGGTATGCAGCAGGACCGTAAACAGGAAGGTCAGAATGCCGGTGAGAGCGAGAATGAGATACCGGCCGCGTGCGGTTGCGTACGCTGCCCCGCACAGCAGCACCACAAAACACAGGGCCAGCCGGAGATCAGATGCTGCCGTTACCGGATACAGCTCCACTACGACCAGGTTGATGGTATACAGCGGCGCAACCATTCCCAACAGCAGCAACAGACATCCCAGAGATCCGGCAGCCTTTTCCACGGATAAAAAACACATACCGTCGTATATCGACGGACAGCTATTTGAAGATAACCGGATGAAAAAAAAAGTTATTCGGCAGTCGGAACGCTGCCTGCACCGGCAACAGCGTCCTGAATCTGCTTTTGCAGCTGGCCTGCCTTTGCGGCCATGGTTTTCTCCTGCTTTTCCAGAGAACCCACGCGAAGCTCAAGGGAATCGATCTTCTCCTGAAGCTCTGATGCGACTGCATCCTTGTTTTTCTGGATCAGAATCGAACCTGCCGAGGAGAATACAACTGCATCCTCTGCTGCGGCGCCGAGTTCTTCAAGGGCGCGTTTGGTCTCGCGAAGCGTCATCTCATACTGCATCTTCTGGGAAGATACCTGCTGCAGCTGCTGCTGAATCTGCTGAAACATTGCCAGCTGCTGCTGAATCTGCGGGGGGATACCCGCCTGTGGGTTTGCCATTTTTACAACTCCAATACTTCTTTACACACATTCACTAACCGGAGCCACATATTCAGCGAAGCACGAAGGGCTGCTGCATCCTCCGCCTCCACAAACAGTGTCACAACTTCCCCGTCACGGGAAATGCGCACGCGTGACTTTTCTCCCGGATCCGATCCTGCTTCCGGTGCAAGAACCGCATACAGTTTGTCCGCATACGGACACGCAAACCGGAACTCTGCCGTATGCGTCGGCACGCAGACCTCCGCCCCGAGAACATCCGCACCGCTGCCGGTCATACCATGACCTGCAGAATGTACTGCATCTTCTGGGTTCCATAGAACACAATCGGTCCCGGTGCCCCCGCGTCAAACATTACGGGAAGATGCGGCGACAGCGCATCATACAGTTCACGTTCCCGGATAACAAATCCGTGACGGAACGGTACGGTCCGCTCGCTCATCAGAACGTTGGTAATCAGCATGGAAAAAACGATCTTTCCCGATACGGTCAGATCAAATATCTGGCCGCCGCGCTTTGCGCCGGACAGAAAAATTATTACCGGGTCTTCGGCGTCCATTGTCCGAAGACCAGCTTTTCCCCGCTGAACATACGGGAGATCGAGCGCAAAAGCGATCTCTTTTGCGAGTCTGCGCACTTCCGGTGACGGTTTGCGCGATGAAGTTACGAACGTCATCGGGCTTTCAGTACTTTCGTTCCGGCACCGCGCGCCTTAAAGAGAATACGGTGTCCGCAGTAGGGACAGCGGACATTTGCATCAATCTCAACTGTTTGTTTACAGCGGGCGCACTTGTAACTGACCATTCGGTTATACTCCTTTGGTCTCGATAGAGCGGAGAACGACCTTTAAGGCAGGAGTCTGCGGGACATATGCACCACCGGCATACTTGTATCCGCATTTCTTGCACTCCCAGATGCCGGTTCCGACGCGCTTGACTGCAACGGTGTCGCACATCGGACACAGGTGCTTTGCACGGGAAATCTTCTCACTCTCATTTACCATCTTACGGTTGAAACGACCATATCTCGGACCAAAACGTCCGGCACTGCCGGTAACGCGTCCCTTTGCTACGTGCTTGCTCTTGGATGCCATAGTTATTCCTCAGAAATATCTACTATTATTGGTTCTCAGATGTTTTAATCTTATTCTAAAATCTTGATCTGGGCGTCGCCCTTTGCCGCATGGTTTGCCAGGCTGAAAAACTCTTCCTGCATTCCTGCGGGGATTCTGACGACGCAAATCCACGATCCGTCATTCTGCCATTCGTTCTTTTCCATTGTGACATATGCTGCGCCGGAAACCGCGCCGAATGCCCGGGCCGCGAAGTCCATCGGGAACCGGACTGCAATTTTGCGCTCTTCAAACCGGATCGGAAGGATCGGCCGCAGGGCTTTTACGGTTTCCTTTACGAGTTCGTCCACTGATTTAAACGGGTCAAAGTTGATGCGGACTTCTTCGAGCGCAAGTTCGATACGGGTTGCCGGATGCGGCAGCCCGGTCTGCGGGTTTACCGCGTTGCGTGCGATGAAGGTGATGACGCGGCGGCGTTTTTCTTCCATGAGGCGGCGGCGCTGTTCGGTCGTTAAGTGGATTTCCCCTTTGAGGATGATCTGTTTTGCAATCTCTTCAAAGACGGTGGTCTTGAATACCTTTTCCAGGTCCTCTTCGGGCGATTTGTCGCCGTGCGAGGCGTTTTCATACACGTAGAGTGCGGCGACTGCGTCTTCAATTGCAATACTTTCGTCGCCGTGGCGCATCTTGTCAGCGAGTTCCGGGTCCACCAGAATTTCGAACCGGAGACCGTGTGTTTCCAGCCGGGCCGTTACTGCATCATCAAGCGAGATCATCTGTTTTCCTCACGCGTCCGTTTTTTTGTCTTCGGTATGTGCTTTGGAAAACTTTGCGACCGCGGTCTTTACCTCTTCGGCATTGAGTTTCCGGAAGGGAAGAACGGCGGTTTCGGAGCCGACCGGTGCTTCGACTTTCTTGGACGTCCGTTTCTTTGCGGAGTACGCGCCGGCAATGCCGATCTCAACGGTGTTTACATCGAATTTGCCTTCGGTTGCGGTGTGCAGGGCTTTCAGACCGAGATCGATTGCTTCTTCGGCGGTCATGTTCTCTTTGTATTCGGATTCAAAGAGTTTCATTACTGCGGGTCTGCCGATGCCGATGCCGGTTGCGGTGTATTCAAGGAGCGTGCCCGACGGGTCTGTTTCAAAGAGCCGGTAACGGGTTTCGCCGCCTTCGTTGTCTACCCCTGCAATCAGCAGGGCGGTGCCGTACGGGCGTGCACCGCCGAAGAGGGTGTATGTCTGCATGTGGTCGCAGAGTTTTTTGGCAAGGGTTTCTACATCGATCGGTTCGCCGTAGCTGACACGGTTGATCTGTGCTTCAATTCTTGCACGGTCGACCAGGGCACGGGCGTCTCCGACGAGGCCGGAGGAGGCGACGCCGATGTGTTCGTCGATCATGAAGATCTTTTCAA harbors:
- a CDS encoding prefoldin subunit beta produces the protein MANPQAGIPPQIQQQLAMFQQIQQQLQQVSSQKMQYEMTLRETKRALEELGAAAEDAVVFSSAGSILIQKNKDAVASELQEKIDSLELRVGSLEKQEKTMAAKAGQLQKQIQDAVAGAGSVPTAE
- a CDS encoding KEOPS complex subunit Pcc1, producing the protein MTGSGADVLGAEVCVPTHTAEFRFACPYADKLYAVLAPEAGSDPGEKSRVRISRDGEVVTLFVEAEDAAALRASLNMWLRLVNVCKEVLEL
- a CDS encoding DNA-directed RNA polymerase subunit P, producing MVSYKCARCKQTVEIDANVRCPYCGHRILFKARGAGTKVLKAR
- a CDS encoding 50S ribosomal protein L37ae codes for the protein MASKSKHVAKGRVTGSAGRFGPRYGRFNRKMVNESEKISRAKHLCPMCDTVAVKRVGTGIWECKKCGYKYAGGAYVPQTPALKVVLRSIETKGV
- a CDS encoding ribosome assembly factor SBDS, with amino-acid sequence MISLDDAVTARLETHGLRFEILVDPELADKMRHGDESIAIEDAVAALYVYENASHGDKSPEEDLEKVFKTTVFEEIAKQIILKGEIHLTTEQRRRLMEEKRRRVITFIARNAVNPQTGLPHPATRIELALEEVRINFDPFKSVDELVKETVKALRPILPIRFEERKIAVRFPMDFAARAFGAVSGAAYVTMEKNEWQNDGSWICVVRIPAGMQEEFFSLANHAAKGDAQIKILE
- the psmA gene encoding archaeal proteasome endopeptidase complex subunit alpha, translating into MQPQQYQMGGYDRAITMFSPDGRLYQVEYAREAVKRGTTAVGIKCKTGVVLLVDKRVSSRLLEPSSIEKIFMIDEHIGVASSGLVGDARALVDRARIEAQINRVSYGEPIDVETLAKKLCDHMQTYTLFGGARPYGTALLIAGVDNEGGETRYRLFETDPSGTLLEYTATGIGIGRPAVMKLFESEYKENMTAEEAIDLGLKALHTATEGKFDVNTVEIGIAGAYSAKKRTSKKVEAPVGSETAVLPFRKLNAEEVKTAVAKFSKAHTEDKKTDA